In Cynocephalus volans isolate mCynVol1 chromosome 3, mCynVol1.pri, whole genome shotgun sequence, one DNA window encodes the following:
- the MDP1 gene encoding magnesium-dependent phosphatase 1 — MARLPKLAVFDLDYTLWPFWVDTHVDPPFYKSSDGTVRDRRGQNVRLYPEVPEVLERLHGLGVPVAAASRTSEIEGANQLLELFDLVRYFVHREIYPGSKVTHFERLQQKTGVPFSQMIFFDDEWRNIVDVSKLGTEWCYLHSRPKRNESTNLNSRIRDVCKSPNWALGSSPMNEPHLRPKTERKSRRHFQGRRRRGQPLKQQYSN, encoded by the exons ATTACACGCTCTGGCCTTTCTGGGTCGACACGCACGTAGATCCCCCGTTCTACAAGAGCAG TGATGGGACTGTACGAGATAGGCGGGGCCAGAACGTCCGACTGTACCCAGAGGTGCCTGAAGTTCTGGAACGATTGCACGGCCTTGGGGTGCCGGTCGCGGCCGCTTCACG GACAAGTGAGATAGAAGGGGCCAACCAGCTACTGGAGCTCTTTGACCTTGTCAGATACTTTGTTCATCGGGAAATCTATCCGGGCAGCAAGGTCACACACTTTGAGAG GTTGCAGCAGAAGACTGGAGTTCCTTTCTCCCAGATGATCTTCTTTGATGATGAGTGGAGGAATATTGTAGATGTCAGCAAACTGGGTACTGAGTG gtGTTACTTGCATTCACGTCCAAAACGGAATGAATCTACAAACCTTAACTCAAGGATTAGAGATGTTTGCAAAAGCCCAAATTGGGCCCTGGGGTCCAGCCCTATGAATGAGCCTCATTTGAGGCCTAAAACTGAAAGGAAATCAAGAAGGCATTTTCAG ggaaggaggagaaggggCCAACCCCTGAAGCAGCAATACAGCAACTGA
- the TSSK4 gene encoding testis-specific serine/threonine-protein kinase 4 isoform X1, giving the protein MGKGDVLETAPTTTAYRSVMEEYGYDVGKVIGNGSYGTVYEAYFTKQKVMVAVKIISKKRASEDYLNKFLPREIQVMKVLRHKYLINFYQAIETTSRVYIILELAQGGDVLEWIQRYGACPEPLAGKWFSQLTLGIAYLHSKGIVHRLTPSLSAAGRDLKLENLLLDKRENVKISDFGFAKMVPSNQSVRSSPSNRQMNCFSHLSQTYCGSFAYACPEILLGLPYNPFLSDIWSMGVILYTLVVAHLPFDDTNLKKLLRETQKEVTFPSNTTISQECKNLVLQMLCQATKRATILDILKDSWVLKFQPEQPTHEVRLLEAMCQPPSTTNPHQSLEITT; this is encoded by the exons ATGGGGAAGGGAGATGTCTTGGAGACAGCACCAACCACCACAGCCTACCGCTCTGTCATGGAGGAGTATGGTTATGATGTGGGCAAGGTCATTGGCAATGGCTCCTATGGGACGGTGTATGAGGCTTACTTCACTAAGCAGAAGGTCATGGTGGCTGTCAAGATCATCTCAAAGAAGAGGGCGTCTGAGGACTACCTTAACAAGTTCCTGCCCCGTGAGATACAG GTAATGAAAGTCTTGCGGCACAAGTACCTCATCAACTTCTATCAGGCCATCGAGACCACATCCCGAGTGTACATCATTCTGGAGCTGGCTCAGGGTGGTGATGTCCTTGAATGGATTCAGCGCTATGGGGCCTGCCCTGAGCCCCTTGCTGGCAAGTGGTTCTCCCAGTTGACTCTGGGCATCGCCTACCTGCACAGCAAGGGCATCGTGCACCG CCTGACCCCCAGCCTTTCTGCTGCTGGTAGGGACTTAAAGTTGGAGAACCTGCTACTGGACAAGAGGGAGAACGTGAAGATATCGGACTTTGGCTTCGCCAAGATGGTGCCTTCTAACCAGTCTGTGCGTAGTAGCCCTTCTAACCGCCAAATGAACTGCTTTTCTCACCTCAGCCAGACCTACTGTGGCAGCTTTGCTTATGCCTGCCCGGAGATCTTGCTAGGCTTGCCTTACAACCCTTTCCTGTCTGACATCTGGAGCATGGGCGTCATCCTCTACACTCTAGTGGTTGCCCATCTGCCCTTTGATGACACCAATCTCAAGAAGCTGCTGAGAGAGACTCAGAAGGAGGTCACTTTCCCATCTAACACCACCATCTCCCAGGAGTGCAAG AACCTGGTCCTCCAGATGCTATGCCAAGCTACCAAGCGTGCCACCATCCTGGACATCCTCAAGGATTCCTGGGTGCTCAAGTTCCAGCCTGAGCAACCCACCCATGAGGTCAGACTGCTTGAGGCCATGTGCCAGCCCCCCAGCACCACTAATCCTCACCAATCCTTGGAAATCACAACCTGA
- the CHMP4A gene encoding charged multivesicular body protein 4a — MSGLGRLFGRGKEEKGPTPEAAIQQLKETEKILIKKQEFLEQKIQQELQMAKKHGAKNKRAALQALRRKKRLEQQLAQTDGTLSTLELQREALENATSNAEVLRTMELAARGMKKAYQDMDIDKVDELIADITEQQEVAQQIEDAISQPMGFGDDVDEDELLEELEELEQEELARELLIVGDKKEEPPIRLPSVPSTRLPAGPASKVDEDEDALKQLTESVS; from the exons ATGAGTGGTCTTGGCAGACTGTTCGGGAGGG ggaaggaggagaaggggCCAACCCCTGAAGCAGCAATACAGCAACTGAAGGAGACAGAAAAGATACTGATCAAGAAACAGGAGTTTCTGGAGCAGAAGATTCAACAGGAgctacaaatggccaagaagcatgGGGCCAAGAATAAGAGAG CCGCCCTGCAGGCTTTGCGGAGGAAGAAAAGATTGGAACAGCAGCTGGCACAAACTGACGGGACATTATCTACCCTGGAGCTTCAGCGTGAGGCCCTTGAGAATGCTACCAGCAATGCAGAAGTGCTTCGTACCATGGAGCTTGCTGCCCGAGGCATGAAGAAGGCCTACCAGGACAT GGACATTGACAAGGTGGATGAACTGATTGCTGACATCACAGAACAACAGGAGGTGGCCCAGCAGATTGAAGATGCCATTTCTCAGCCTATGGGCTTTGGAGATGATGTGGATGAG GATGAACTGTTGGAGGAACTagaggagctggagcaggaggaaTTGGCCCGGGAGTTGTTAATTGTGGGAGACAAGAAAGAAGAACCTCCAATCAGATTGCCTAGTGTACCCAGTACACGTCTGCCTGCAGGGCCAG CTTCCAAAGTGGATGAAGACGAAGATGCACTAAAGCAGTTGACTGAGTCGGTATCCTGA
- the TSSK4 gene encoding testis-specific serine/threonine-protein kinase 4 isoform X2 — translation MGKGDVLETAPTTTAYRSVMEEYGYDVGKVIGNGSYGTVYEAYFTKQKVMVAVKIISKKRASEDYLNKFLPREIQVMKVLRHKYLINFYQAIETTSRVYIILELAQGGDVLEWIQRYGACPEPLAGKWFSQLTLGIAYLHSKGIVHRDLKLENLLLDKRENVKISDFGFAKMVPSNQSVRSSPSNRQMNCFSHLSQTYCGSFAYACPEILLGLPYNPFLSDIWSMGVILYTLVVAHLPFDDTNLKKLLRETQKEVTFPSNTTISQECKNLVLQMLCQATKRATILDILKDSWVLKFQPEQPTHEVRLLEAMCQPPSTTNPHQSLEITT, via the exons ATGGGGAAGGGAGATGTCTTGGAGACAGCACCAACCACCACAGCCTACCGCTCTGTCATGGAGGAGTATGGTTATGATGTGGGCAAGGTCATTGGCAATGGCTCCTATGGGACGGTGTATGAGGCTTACTTCACTAAGCAGAAGGTCATGGTGGCTGTCAAGATCATCTCAAAGAAGAGGGCGTCTGAGGACTACCTTAACAAGTTCCTGCCCCGTGAGATACAG GTAATGAAAGTCTTGCGGCACAAGTACCTCATCAACTTCTATCAGGCCATCGAGACCACATCCCGAGTGTACATCATTCTGGAGCTGGCTCAGGGTGGTGATGTCCTTGAATGGATTCAGCGCTATGGGGCCTGCCCTGAGCCCCTTGCTGGCAAGTGGTTCTCCCAGTTGACTCTGGGCATCGCCTACCTGCACAGCAAGGGCATCGTGCACCG GGACTTAAAGTTGGAGAACCTGCTACTGGACAAGAGGGAGAACGTGAAGATATCGGACTTTGGCTTCGCCAAGATGGTGCCTTCTAACCAGTCTGTGCGTAGTAGCCCTTCTAACCGCCAAATGAACTGCTTTTCTCACCTCAGCCAGACCTACTGTGGCAGCTTTGCTTATGCCTGCCCGGAGATCTTGCTAGGCTTGCCTTACAACCCTTTCCTGTCTGACATCTGGAGCATGGGCGTCATCCTCTACACTCTAGTGGTTGCCCATCTGCCCTTTGATGACACCAATCTCAAGAAGCTGCTGAGAGAGACTCAGAAGGAGGTCACTTTCCCATCTAACACCACCATCTCCCAGGAGTGCAAG AACCTGGTCCTCCAGATGCTATGCCAAGCTACCAAGCGTGCCACCATCCTGGACATCCTCAAGGATTCCTGGGTGCTCAAGTTCCAGCCTGAGCAACCCACCCATGAGGTCAGACTGCTTGAGGCCATGTGCCAGCCCCCCAGCACCACTAATCCTCACCAATCCTTGGAAATCACAACCTGA